One Clostridium estertheticum DNA segment encodes these proteins:
- a CDS encoding MarR family winged helix-turn-helix transcriptional regulator, producing MNENRNSVARWISLLHRHGHEYVGRQLKQYNINKGQYIFLNALYKKDGIRQEELSDYLKIDKGTTAKAIKKLEDDEYIIRIVDVKDKRAYNVYLTDKALKIKPTVRKAMMAWTDILFLGFSKEEKETALVLLERMGENATNINDHFTDDAAH from the coding sequence ATGAATGAAAATAGAAACTCTGTAGCAAGGTGGATTTCTCTTTTGCACAGACATGGCCATGAATATGTGGGAAGGCAACTTAAGCAATATAATATAAATAAAGGTCAATATATATTTTTAAATGCATTATATAAGAAAGATGGAATAAGGCAGGAGGAATTATCGGATTACCTTAAGATTGATAAAGGTACCACAGCGAAGGCTATTAAAAAGTTAGAGGATGATGAGTATATTATTAGAATAGTAGATGTGAAAGATAAGAGAGCCTATAATGTTTACCTTACTGATAAAGCATTAAAAATAAAACCTACGGTAAGAAAAGCTATGATGGCTTGGACAGATATTTTATTCTTAGGATTTAGTAAAGAGGAAAAGGAAACTGCCTTAGTACTATTAGAACGAATGGGTGAAAATGCCACCAACATAAATGACCATTTTACAGATGATGCAGCACATTAG